Below is a genomic region from Haematobia irritans isolate KBUSLIRL unplaced genomic scaffold, ASM5000362v1 scaffold_21, whole genome shotgun sequence.
CATATACGGCACTATAAATGATAGTATTTTGACATCACGAATTTTAAATTCAGTAATACTTGCACCCAAAAATGATGACTGCACATATATTAATAAGGAAATTCTTAAAATGTTGCCTGGAAATAGTAAGATTTACTCAAGTTTTGATGAAATCATAACCGATGATATTCGAGAGCGAGATAATTATCCTGTGGAATTTTTAAATACATTATCAGTGAGTGGCATGCCTCCACATAAATTGGAActgaaaattaattgtattgttCTGCTTATTCGTAATTTGGATACAAATAAATCATTGGTCAATGGTACACGAATGCGAATCAAACaaatgtacaaaaatttattggattgCGAAGTTCTAACCGGCAattctaaaaatgcaagaattCTAATACCCAGAGCACATTTAACGTATTCAGGTTCGCTCTTGCCTTTTAAATTTAAACGCGTCCAATTTCCAATTATTTGTGCATTCGCAATGACAATTAATAAGTCTCAAGGACAAACATATCAAAATGTTGCAATACTATTACGGCAACCAGTTTTTTCCCATGGACAATTATATGTTGCCGCCAGCAGAGTACGTTCATTTGAAGGACTGCGATTTTACATAATGAATACCGAAGAACAAGGAAATCTTTTGCATGATGgaagaatatttacaaaaaacattgtatataAAGAAATCATTAAAGATTGAATCTTAATAATTAAACAGAATTTGAATCTTAATGTATTttaatttgtcatttttataaatattttagaaattagtaaatataccaaatatgtatatacgtatctataaattaataaatgtatttatatttataaatattttcttttattcatatgaaatcaaaataatttctgtaaacctatttaatttttttaataaatgacCGAAAATATATATctctaatttaataaatttctatatttacaattctactacaaaaaaaaaaaaaaaactattgtttcatttaaaatttttgcaagtcGGGAACAATATATTTACATTCATTATAAATCTGTACTGATCAAACTGATTGCTCATACTTAGGACATGTGTGAAGACTTCGGAGA
It encodes:
- the LOC142242491 gene encoding ATP-dependent DNA helicase PIF1-like is translated as MLPGNSKIYSSFDEIITDDIRERDNYPVEFLNTLSVSGMPPHKLELKINCIVLLIRNLDTNKSLVNGTRMRIKQMYKNLLDCEVLTGNSKNARILIPRAHLTYSGSLLPFKFKRVQFPIICAFAMTINKSQGQTYQNVAILLRQPVFSHGQLYVAASRVRSFEGLRFYIMNTEEQGNLLHDGRIFTKNIVYKEIIKD